The following are encoded in a window of Pontiella desulfatans genomic DNA:
- a CDS encoding helix-turn-helix domain-containing protein, producing MSKVSAPDPCYFKTSAAADYMGISRRYLCELVSQGRIRHSRVGRRTLLFSKDDLDDFFERHVVASI from the coding sequence ATGAGTAAGGTTAGTGCTCCAGATCCGTGCTACTTCAAGACGAGTGCTGCTGCCGATTATATGGGAATTTCCCGTCGGTATTTATGCGAGCTAGTCTCGCAGGGTCGTATTCGCCATTCGCGTGTTGGCCGTCGGACATTGCTATTCAGCAAAGACGACCTGGACGACTTCTTTGAAAGGCATGTCGTTGCAAGTATTTAA
- a CDS encoding PAS domain-containing protein: MPRQRTTILKAARSMALAAGMVATARAGTLSDYLGDLSYLKSDTVIIALLASTVLLLMGVLIRLRQMRVSLERKSLALEKSERHIRLMGDNLPNVTIFQLVQTPEGTFRFTYLSKGYERALGFDRDHVLQDARIAYDHVYEEDVSLLKRAFLLGKENMEPVDFELRVLDITGKLKWLYVSAVPHMDQGMLVWDGFMQDVSTNKNTEDALVEENRNFQNLFETIDDFLVVCDMNGTLIHTNPSVVKRLGYSSRELGDMSIFELYPEESRVEIYQVIARMQTEQATTCGLPLKMKSNGTIPVEMNIFQGSWKNKKAIFGVARDIANRQRTESALRESQQMLQLIMDTIPMSVFWKDKDSVYLGCNKTFTRECGLESLEDVVGKTPYDLFDPALAPQIVSRDQDVIVNNQPLFNYTQSHTRADGSIGWREISKIPLRNENGRAVGILGVWRDVTEQNRAEERLKRTLEDMERFNQLMRGRERRTLELKAEINKLLKELGEPQKYRTTTDDLS; the protein is encoded by the coding sequence ATGCCCAGACAACGAACCACCATCCTAAAAGCCGCGCGTTCCATGGCCCTTGCCGCAGGCATGGTTGCGACTGCCCGGGCGGGAACGCTTTCGGACTACCTCGGGGACTTGAGCTATCTGAAATCCGACACGGTGATTATTGCCCTGCTCGCCTCCACCGTCTTGTTGCTCATGGGGGTGTTGATTCGGTTGCGGCAGATGCGCGTTTCATTGGAACGAAAGTCGCTGGCGCTGGAAAAAAGCGAACGCCACATCCGCCTGATGGGCGACAACCTGCCCAATGTTACCATCTTCCAACTGGTGCAAACGCCGGAAGGGACGTTCAGGTTCACCTACCTCAGCAAGGGCTACGAACGGGCGCTGGGGTTCGACCGCGACCACGTGCTGCAGGATGCCCGGATTGCCTACGACCATGTCTACGAGGAAGATGTCTCCCTGCTGAAGCGCGCCTTCCTCCTGGGCAAGGAAAACATGGAGCCTGTGGATTTCGAGCTCCGCGTGCTGGACATCACGGGCAAATTGAAATGGCTCTATGTCAGCGCAGTCCCGCACATGGACCAAGGCATGCTCGTTTGGGATGGCTTCATGCAGGACGTCTCCACCAACAAGAACACCGAAGACGCCTTGGTGGAGGAAAACCGCAACTTCCAGAACCTGTTCGAAACGATCGACGATTTCCTGGTGGTGTGCGACATGAACGGCACGCTCATCCACACCAACCCCTCCGTCGTGAAGCGCCTGGGTTATTCCAGCAGGGAGCTCGGCGACATGAGCATCTTCGAACTCTACCCCGAAGAATCCCGGGTCGAGATCTACCAGGTGATTGCCCGCATGCAGACCGAACAGGCCACCACCTGCGGCCTGCCGTTGAAAATGAAAAGCAACGGCACCATCCCGGTTGAAATGAATATTTTCCAAGGCTCCTGGAAAAACAAGAAAGCCATCTTCGGGGTCGCGCGCGACATCGCCAACCGCCAGCGTACGGAAAGCGCCTTGCGCGAATCGCAGCAAATGCTCCAATTGATCATGGACACCATTCCCATGTCGGTCTTCTGGAAAGACAAGGATTCGGTCTACCTGGGCTGCAACAAGACCTTCACCCGGGAATGCGGCCTTGAATCCCTCGAAGACGTGGTGGGCAAAACCCCGTACGACCTGTTCGACCCCGCACTCGCCCCGCAGATCGTCAGCCGCGACCAAGACGTGATTGTCAACAACCAGCCGCTGTTCAACTATACCCAATCGCACACGCGCGCCGATGGAAGCATCGGATGGCGCGAAATCAGCAAGATTCCGTTGCGCAATGAAAACGGACGCGCCGTCGGCATCCTGGGCGTCTGGCGCGATGTCACCGAACAAAACCGGGCCGAGGAACGCCTGAAACGGACCCTGGAGGACATGGAACGATTCAACCAACTGATGCGGGGACGCGAACGCCGCACGCTTGAGCTGAAGGCCGAGATCAACAAACTGCTCAAGGAGCTGGGCGAACCCCAGAAATACAGGACAACCACGGATGACCTTTCATGA
- a CDS encoding FAD-dependent oxidoreductase: MQKNTEKTWRCSICGYIHYGEEAPGACPICDAKAEDFKQIEVAVRPERRDAGRDRFVILGGGIAGVSAAEAIREHAPQAEIALISKERELPYLRLNLTRLLAGEFMEKNLPLHSEEWYSKNRIDWHRGISAERLILAEKSVQLDDGRMMQFDKLIVATGSQPFVPPVPGIDLSNVFTVRTVEDVRRILAAVKPGTNVVCIGGGILGLETAGALAKQEAKVTVLEAFDYLMPMQLNPEGSDVLGEHLKTLNIEVVTNAIADCIIGDGHVTGVHLKRGQLVPAEVVVVTAGDRANSTLLEEAGLTVKKGVLVDNFLSTTNPDIFAAGDVAEHDGVRYGSWAPAMYMGKIAGMNAAGVPTEFGGIPRSHMLKVLGKPMLSIGVVKATDGSYRMIEDHADGGYRMFMFRDGRFVGCLLIGKLNLMKPVRKAVQARLDMKEMLTPDTTAEEVAQHLATR; the protein is encoded by the coding sequence ATGCAAAAGAATACGGAAAAAACATGGCGCTGCTCGATCTGCGGCTACATCCACTATGGCGAAGAGGCCCCGGGTGCTTGCCCGATCTGCGATGCGAAGGCGGAGGATTTCAAGCAGATCGAGGTTGCGGTTCGGCCGGAGCGGCGTGATGCGGGGCGGGATCGGTTTGTGATTCTAGGCGGAGGCATTGCGGGGGTATCGGCGGCGGAGGCGATCCGCGAGCATGCCCCGCAGGCTGAGATTGCCTTGATTTCGAAGGAGCGGGAGCTCCCGTATCTTCGCCTGAACCTGACGCGTCTGCTGGCGGGGGAGTTTATGGAGAAAAACCTGCCGCTGCATTCGGAGGAGTGGTATTCGAAAAACAGGATTGATTGGCATAGGGGAATTTCAGCGGAGCGGCTGATCCTTGCTGAAAAGTCGGTCCAGCTTGACGATGGGCGGATGATGCAGTTCGACAAGCTGATCGTCGCGACCGGTTCCCAGCCTTTTGTCCCGCCGGTGCCGGGCATTGATCTTTCGAATGTTTTCACGGTCCGGACGGTGGAGGATGTCCGCCGGATTCTTGCGGCGGTGAAACCGGGCACCAACGTGGTGTGCATCGGCGGCGGCATCCTCGGGCTGGAAACGGCGGGTGCGCTGGCGAAGCAGGAGGCCAAGGTGACGGTGCTGGAGGCCTTCGACTACCTGATGCCGATGCAGCTGAATCCGGAGGGCAGCGATGTTTTGGGTGAACACCTGAAGACATTGAACATCGAGGTGGTGACGAATGCGATTGCGGACTGCATCATTGGCGATGGCCACGTTACGGGTGTGCACCTGAAGCGCGGCCAGCTCGTTCCCGCCGAGGTGGTGGTGGTGACCGCCGGCGACCGTGCCAACTCGACGCTGCTGGAGGAGGCGGGACTCACGGTTAAGAAGGGCGTATTGGTAGACAATTTCCTAAGCACAACGAATCCGGATATCTTTGCCGCCGGCGATGTGGCCGAACACGATGGCGTCCGCTACGGTTCCTGGGCGCCGGCGATGTATATGGGAAAGATTGCGGGCATGAATGCCGCCGGGGTTCCGACCGAGTTCGGAGGGATCCCGCGCTCGCACATGCTCAAGGTGCTGGGCAAACCGATGCTGAGCATTGGTGTTGTGAAGGCCACCGACGGAAGCTACCGCATGATCGAGGACCATGCCGACGGCGGTTACCGGATGTTCATGTTCCGCGATGGTCGTTTCGTGGGTTGCCTGCTGATCGGCAAGCTGAACTTGATGAAGCCGGTGCGCAAGGCCGTGCAGGCTCGTTTGGATATGAAAGAGATGCTGACCCCGGACACCACGGCCGAAGAGGTTGCGCAGCACCTAGCAACTCGCTAG
- a CDS encoding polysaccharide pyruvyl transferase family protein has product MDILLGGVPFGRNNVGDEAILECVVGIFREICPQGRITVSTDNPAETEARLGVQTVPLFGFKPPFSQQQMEDCITKADVFVWAGATGLSDYPEIPLGMLEIAHRVGTKTVVWGVGMNDKLNPYIYSILPGKRRALLSMLSWLTLKRIDFVARREKEAEDRARAKIAAELNRCDLVVLRDPETLAAVHACGDVPRAIVGADSAELLTPADWNGITLTREARQVLESNARKIGLCISAQRQLVHEKELIDFLDRLADRDYRIIFLPMNHSTDAPLMENLRERMRNHRHSAVVGGRRTPREILAIAGKLDLVISSRLHLLILASVLHVPIIGISRGSKVDNFLMPFGHTSAGSVDECNFDHMQSELDRLIDSREEFEEVSTAVHEMLLQRLDEAKQKLAGLLASC; this is encoded by the coding sequence GTGGATATTCTGTTGGGCGGTGTGCCGTTCGGCCGTAACAATGTTGGCGACGAGGCCATCCTCGAGTGCGTCGTGGGCATTTTCCGCGAGATATGCCCGCAGGGCCGCATCACCGTCAGCACCGACAACCCTGCAGAAACCGAGGCCCGCCTCGGCGTGCAAACCGTTCCGCTGTTCGGTTTCAAGCCCCCCTTCAGCCAGCAACAGATGGAGGACTGCATCACCAAGGCCGATGTGTTTGTCTGGGCGGGCGCCACCGGCCTTTCCGACTATCCCGAAATCCCGCTCGGCATGCTGGAGATTGCCCATCGCGTTGGAACCAAGACCGTGGTTTGGGGCGTCGGCATGAACGACAAACTCAACCCCTACATCTACAGCATTCTGCCCGGAAAGCGCCGGGCCCTGCTCTCGATGCTCTCCTGGCTAACCCTTAAACGCATCGACTTTGTCGCGCGGCGCGAGAAGGAGGCCGAAGACCGGGCCCGGGCAAAAATCGCCGCGGAGCTCAACCGGTGCGACCTTGTGGTCTTGCGCGATCCCGAAACCCTCGCCGCCGTCCACGCCTGCGGCGATGTCCCCCGGGCCATCGTCGGGGCCGACTCCGCCGAACTGCTCACGCCCGCCGACTGGAACGGCATCACTCTCACGCGCGAAGCGCGGCAGGTGCTTGAATCCAATGCCCGAAAAATCGGCCTGTGCATCTCCGCCCAGCGCCAGCTCGTGCACGAAAAGGAACTCATCGACTTTCTCGATCGCCTGGCCGACCGCGACTACCGCATCATCTTCCTGCCCATGAACCACTCCACCGACGCTCCGCTCATGGAAAACCTGCGCGAACGGATGAGGAACCATCGCCACTCCGCAGTGGTCGGCGGGCGGCGCACCCCCCGCGAAATCCTGGCCATCGCCGGCAAGCTCGATCTCGTCATCAGCAGCCGCCTGCACCTGCTCATCCTCGCCTCGGTGCTCCATGTTCCGATCATTGGCATCAGCCGCGGAAGCAAGGTGGATAATTTCCTCATGCCATTCGGCCACACCTCCGCCGGCAGCGTCGACGAATGCAATTTCGACCATATGCAAAGCGAACTCGACCGTCTCATCGACAGCCGCGAAGAGTTCGAGGAAGTCAGCACCGCCGTGCACGAAATGCTCCTCCAGCGCCTCGATGAAGCCAAGCAGAAGCTGGCCGGCCTGCTAGCGAGTTGCTAG
- a CDS encoding Maf family nucleotide pyrophosphatase, which produces MQNYPNLETLVLASASPRRRELLSSLGVEFSVEVPRIDETARAGEPPRAFAERLAAEKAGAIAAPAGTVLVAADTIVVHEGRILGKPEDDAHAFEMLSGLSGKAHEVVTGVCVKRDERTELFSVATEVFFRELEPCEIKAYIATGCPMDKAGAYAIQGGAAHMVRAINGSYTNVVGLPLCELHETLISF; this is translated from the coding sequence ATGCAGAATTATCCAAACCTAGAAACCCTGGTGCTGGCCAGCGCGTCGCCGCGCCGCCGCGAACTTCTGTCCTCCCTGGGGGTCGAATTTTCCGTCGAGGTTCCACGGATCGATGAAACCGCCAGGGCCGGGGAGCCTCCGCGCGCGTTCGCGGAACGGTTGGCTGCCGAGAAGGCCGGCGCCATCGCCGCGCCCGCCGGCACGGTACTCGTTGCCGCCGACACGATCGTGGTTCACGAAGGAAGGATTCTGGGAAAACCGGAGGACGATGCCCATGCGTTCGAAATGCTTTCCGGCCTTTCGGGAAAAGCGCACGAAGTGGTTACAGGCGTCTGCGTGAAACGGGATGAACGCACGGAGCTCTTTTCCGTTGCGACCGAGGTTTTTTTCCGGGAACTGGAACCTTGCGAGATCAAGGCCTACATTGCCACGGGCTGCCCAATGGACAAGGCGGGGGCCTATGCGATCCAGGGCGGGGCGGCGCATATGGTGCGCGCAATCAACGGATCGTACACCAATGTGGTCGGGCTTCCCCTGTGCGAACTCCACGAGACACTCATTTCCTTTTGA